The following proteins are encoded in a genomic region of Prionailurus viverrinus isolate Anna chromosome E3, UM_Priviv_1.0, whole genome shotgun sequence:
- the ITPRIPL2 gene encoding inositol 1,4,5-trisphosphate receptor-interacting protein-like 2 — protein sequence MSVHYTLNLRVFWPLVTGLCTALVCLYHVLRGSGDDRAEPPDGADGGFPLLKVAVLLLLGYILLRCRHAVRQRFLPGAPRLGRHSTFSPRHFREPSLGILLESYYEHEVRLSPHVLGHSKAHVSRIVGELVRAGRARGSPGPIPGGALALAFRGDFIQVGSAYEQHKIRRPDGFDVLVPLRLPPLVALEPRSLGAEPALAPAFHGCFVCALKAPPGASGGHWLRDCKPFADGFCVDVLGRRHLSATMVLRWFQSHLQRSLATVRYSLEGRCRVSLTPGGLEQPPTLHILPCRTDYGCCRLSMAVRLIPAVHLGDGVFLVAPPPPPSPVGPLSELPGGLRTDALWGVNTARQEQKLLSWLQERAPPGACYLKCLQLLKALRDLGARGLDPAAATQWGRILSSYMLKTVLLAVLLREGAPVQGWDEAHLGERLEELVQFLRDCLLRRHTLFHCVLGPGGAAAEVGPLPKVLREAAPVDLLAAFDRHARELAAARLLSTWRRLPQLLRVYGGPRYLARCPPPRSQRTQGFPEDEP from the coding sequence ATGTCGGTGCACTACACCCTCAATCTGCGCGTCTTTTGGCCCCTGGTGACCGGCCTGTGCACTGCCCTTGTGTGCCTCTACCATGTCCTCCGGGGAAGCGGGGACGACCGGGCTGAGCCCCCCGACGGTGCGGACGGCGGCTTCCCGCTGCTCAAGGTGGCCGTCCTGCTCCTCCTTGGCTACATCCTCCTGCGCTGTCGCCACGCCGTCCGGCAGCGCTTCCTGCCAGGGGCTCCCCGCCTGGGGAGACACTCCACCTTCTCTCCTAGACACTTCCGAGAGCCGAGCCTTGGCATCTTGCTGGAGAGTTACTACGAGCACGAGGTGCGCCTCTCTCCGCACGTGCTGGGCCACAGCAAGGCGCACGTGAGCCGGATCGTGGGCGAGCTGGTGCGGGCTGGCCGCGCCCGGGGGTCCCCGGGCCCCATCCCCGGCGGGGCGCTGGCGTTGGCCTTCCGCGGAGACTTCATCCAGGTGGGCAGCGCCTACGAGCAGCATAAAATCCGTCGGCCCGACGGCTTCGATGTGCTGGTGCCACTGCGCCTCCCGCCGCTGGTGGCGCTGGAGCCTCGGAGCCTGGGCGCCGAGCCCGCGCTGGCCCCAGCCTTCCACGGCTGTTTCGTGTGCGCGCTCAAGGCGCCGCCGGGGGCCTCCGGGGGCCACTGGCTCCGGGACTGCAAACCCTTTGCCGACGGCTTCTGCGTGGACGTGCTCGGGCGGCGTCACCTCTCCGCCACTATGGTGCTTCGCTGGTTCCAGTCGCACCTGCAGCGTTCCCTGGCCACCGTGCGCTACAGCCTGGAGGGGCGTTGTCGGGTCAGCCTGACCCCCGGCGGCCTGGAGCAGCCTCCTACCCTGCACATCCTGCCGTGCCGCACGGATTACGGCTGCTGCCGCCTTTCCATGGCAGTGCGTCTCATCCCCGCTGTGCATTTGGGCGATGGCGTTTTCCTCGTGGCACCACCGCCGCCACCCTCACCTGTTGGGCCCCTGTCGGAGCTCCCGGGAGGCCTGCGCACGGATGCACTGTGGGGTGTGAATACAGCACGTCAGGAGCAGAAGCTGCTGAGCTGGCTGCAGGAACGGGCCCCTCCAGGTGCCTGCTACCTCAAGTGCCTGCAGTTGCTTAAAGCTCTGCGAGACCTGGGCGCCCGCGGGCTGGACCCGGCGGCCGCCACCCAGTGGGGACGCATTCTGTCCTCGTACATGCTCAAGACAGTGCTGCTGGCGGTGCTGCTGCGTGAGGGGGCTCCGGTTCAAGGCTGGGACGAGGCACACCTGGGTGAGCGGTTGGAAGAATTAGTGCAGTTCCTTAGGGACTGCCTGCTGCGACGCCATACGCTCTTCCACTGCGTCCTGGGCCCTGGTGGGGCCGCTGCCGAGGTGGGCCCACTGCCCAAGGTTCTGCGTGAAGCTGCCCCGGTTGACCTCCTGGCCGCGTTCGACAGACATGCCCGGGAACTCGCGGCTGCGAGGTTGCTGTCCACGTGGCGAAGGCTGCCCCAGCTTCTCCGGGTCTATGGGGGTCCTCGCTACCttgccaggtgccccccaccccggagTCAGCGCACCCAGGGCTTCCCTGAAGATGAACCATAA